Proteins encoded in a region of the Diadema setosum chromosome 7, eeDiaSeto1, whole genome shotgun sequence genome:
- the LOC140230836 gene encoding uncharacterized protein gives MAGNTKSPLERICRVLSSKNKNVEENDNQGDTERLSNPVTSALQYRYQCDKCDQSFSSKGSCWNHKKRVHPTDDDLTKHWNTCDHCGKSFFYKKQYDMHMKNCAGGMQEETLLRCPMCSFTCLEKLDLADHVMNHDHEQEIVEVTPDDDALEPHVLEEAMYTRDNNGQYYGDIAASSPTMFADDGTTDEADIEIKQSEKGTWQCPMCPIRCTEKEDVKIHMKDRHLNKVRKHACSICKRAFTHSSGLKQHITRVHGVPGPPPDPDGAKYFKCGLCGKAFSLVRSLISHWPTHKLQTSSSLENFQCILCNAFFQLPSQLQDHFIKQHPQEATLGSVPATPTSSSEKRSIQEVSGESGPPLKMEKLDDAASDEDRDSSRGVPGLLSNQEIVDADEQPSAATRKMRATTSASSPTNRINHSFQTQNNARDADVDDRPPSHISSMTGSEPSKEATVDGGNDDAEPTSSQSCVSCMEKSGRLLSSCKHCGIYFTDFVMHTLHMGLHGQEHPFQCHHCGKNCGDKYNFFTHVYRESHM, from the coding sequence ATGGCTGGCAACACCAAATCTCCCCTGGAGCGAATCTGTCGTGTTCTCTCAAGCAAGAATAAGAATGTGGAGGAAAATGACAATCAGGGTGACACGGAACGCCTCTCTAATCCCGTCACGTCGGCCCTTCAGTATCGCTACCAGTGCGACAAGTGCGATCAGTCGTTCTCGTCGAAAGGAAGCTGCTGGAACCACAAGAAGCGCGTGCACCCAACGGACGACGACCTGACCAAGCACTGGAACACCTGCGATCACTGTGGCAAGAGCTTCTTCTACAAGAAGCAGTACGACATGCACATGAAGAATTGCGCAGGTGGCATGCAAGAGGAGACTCTGCTCCGCTGTCCCATGTGCTCTTTCACTTGTCTGGAAAAGTTGGACCTTGCTGACCACGTGATGAACCATGATCACGAGCAGGAGATTGTAGAGGTGACTCCAGATGATGACGCACTGGAGCCGCATGTTTTAGAGGAGGCCATGTACACCAGAGATAATAACGGCCAATATTACGGGGATATTGCCGCATCCAGTCCGACCATGTTTGCCGATGATGGCACGACTGACGAAGCAGACATCGAAATAAAACAGTCAGAGAAAGGGACCTGGCAATGCCCAATGTGCCCGATCCGCTGCACGGAGAAAGAAGATGTCAAGATCCACATGAAAGATAGGCATCTCAACAAAGTGCGCAAACATGCTTGTAGTATCTGTAAACGTGCTTTCACTCATAGCTCTGGACTTAAGCAGCATATAACACGTGTCCATGGAGTGCCTGGACCCCCACCTGACCCCGACGGGGCCAAGTACTTCAAGTGTGGACTGTGTGGCAAGGCCTTCTCCCTGGTTCGCAGCCTTATTAGTCACTGGCCTACCCACAAGCTGCAGACCAGCAGCAGTCTGGAGAATTTCCAGTGCATCCTCTGCAATGCTTTCTTCCAGCTTCCCTCACAGCTCCAAGATCACTTCATCAAGCAGCATCCGCAGGAAGCAACGTTGGGCTCTGTTCCGGCAACGCCCACCTCGTCTTCTGAGAAGCGTAGTATCCAGGAAGTTTCGGGCGAGTCGGGACCTCCTCTCAAGATGGAAAAACTTGATGATGCTGCATCTGATGAGGATAGGGACTCTTCACGAGGGGTACCTGGACTCTTGTCAAACCAAGAAATTGTGGACGCGGATGAACAGCCAAGTGCGGCCACTCGCAAGATGCGTGCAACCACCTCGGCGTCGAGCCCGACCAACCGCATCAACCACTCTTTCCAGACGCAGAACAATGCCCGGGATGCAGATGTGGACGATCGTCCGCCCAGCCACATCAGCAGCATGACGGGTTCGGAGCCCTCCAAGGAGGCAACAGTCGACGGCGGCAACGATGACGCTGAGCCCACCAGTTCCCAGtcctgcgtcagctgcatggaGAAGTCGGGGCGGCTCCTTTCCAGCTGCAAGCATTGCGGCATCTACTTCACGGACTTTGTCATGCACACTCTGCACATGGGTCTGCACGGCCAGGAGCATCCATTCCAGTGCCACCACTGTGGCAAGAACTGCGGGGACAAGTATAACTTCTTCACCCATGTCTACAGAGAGTCGCACATGTGA